Proteins co-encoded in one Candidatus Polarisedimenticolaceae bacterium genomic window:
- a CDS encoding translocation/assembly module TamB domain-containing protein, with amino-acid sequence MRRFAALAVAALAAAGPSLAAQDDAPERSASWLQRRLEAGLEKALGGTVRIGRMDVDWTGLSADVGDVAIEIPAEGAPPLTATIASGRIRLAWEGLAGIAGGRIHISDVEAKGATFSLSRAWIDAWRPKPGPEKAGVEVRIDRLTVSGATAVYADEGVHTIVRATDLSLKGDWSTARRSLVAEATTQATVEAPFFKVPWTASVRSGLRLGPGRLEITGATAEGPGVSGELRGNVTWGAGTSFTAEGRVDAELARLLPSLTGPHGLAGHATGPFQIVFVGGAPIKVALQAQTTGFAVGPVTTASAAASLTLRPGRLDVEAIDARAYGGRFTGTVGLAFGQATTLTLDVAGKGADAGAVTALTGKTLPLAAATDLTLALSGDPGRIASWVGRGTFQASPLKGPGTRVPVGGKGTLEFASGRVTLASGNLVSGPSSFALSLVSELGLSPATTHLEVSGTTDDGAATQQDVIRILEALGVGANRIVREPVAGAGSFRTDVRSGASTQFGLGLDLVNGSWSGEPFDHAVLDLAVDPKQIAISRLTVERGQERADGHLRFDAATGHLAEAAIKASGVSIAAVARRFGLTVPVSGRLALDVAGDMIDGAFAAQGTLHAEGIIVGNEIFDTVDAPFVVENGIAHLDPVTVVSHGLEGRLRVAYDLDAARADVDVLEATLDLASSRSLAEAGLVAQGTLRARGPLSIGRDGPSGFLTVSANEFVLDTRKTGVRELRLGDFSGGAELAPSGLTLAVAADPEPVWTFESVLGWSSALPVSAVLYFDDLTVGAGGAFGESADLRLKGQIQADGELTSPKALEVNGAFDDVAVRVGPTTLRSVAAFPLKLDSGQFVLGPSRFEGEGASLNLSAQGSVEGGAFSARLEGRLDLAIVSSFLSDLRGAGPMTIDATVGGTFDRPDLRGRVLVEDGRVRLIGYPQSLEHIDAEAIFEGQTLRLGNFHAALGGGEITATGTTTFTGLTPSSYEATFEVANVSATFPEGFKGTYQGRVKVAGARRGANVTGRIEVVRGLYAREFDLSFTSASHREFGEAGESRFPRNIFLDVDVVAPGNVWIRNDIAKLEIEGSLHVGGEVARPEMTGRISLVPGGTIRYRDVDYRLEYGTLDLTDTRRINPYVDILGTTRVGEYNVTLHVEGTADKFEYELTSLPPLSSQDIISLLVTGKTLDAINASGAAAALPTDMAAYYFAGLLTETFGHTIQSSLGIDQFAITPLLLKGEGDPTARVTVGKRVSDKVKVIFSQDIGTAQKQTYQIVTDVTRRVRLIAESDSESGLGGEVQYSQQFGGAPRTKDAVKASESALPPGPIGSVAVVPTDGPARPDLAKRSKLKAGKPFDRAKMLEGGDRIRAALVKEGFVQSDVRSEPGRDETTGVYNVVYHITPGPRVVVQVVTPDHKKEKSIRKKLRAFWRETPYTPDIWDEASKALLDDLQGDGYYATDIAWHAIDTAAGRTVRFNVDRGKPVRLRSLTFDGVTSLPLSRIESQMESLRKKSLTKRLLRPEVLTQDVGTVRALYRDEGFVQVRVALPQITLAATGDAADVRIAVDEGTRFSVGEIAFQGDAPYGDDILTEWSPLKAGTTFSPRRLAVAEQALHDKLDERGYPDATVDSGVVLGADRADVSFDLGAEGKKTVGAVVFEGNKVTKHRTMAKALTFGEGDPVSRNALLKTQQNLYRTGLFSSVKLTFEPLPGEDPSLQEVRVRVEEAPPWSMGFGLGYDSQDGPRASFLLGYSNLGGRNVGVAFQGLASPNDSRAQVTVRHRRVFHNSIDSLGSLLWERTVQDAFTEWRNSASVRLERRPSPRWIQYIRYTIEDVRIGNDPDAVAAIDEIFADKLSAIRLGSFGLGIVRDSRDDAFSTTRGAYGSIETSVFARPLGSQASFATLFLRGSWTKSFRNGTRFATFLRIGAEQPFGDTDLVPLSERYFAGGASTMRGFSLDSVGGLHFCLVSNPPAPETVVQCQGNDPNVRSFNAGGEALLLVNEEYHFPLWKALHGEVFLDVGNVYPTISDFDPTDVRSDAGLGLRLDTPIGPIRVEYGWKLDRREGESPGEFVFAIGLLF; translated from the coding sequence TTGAGGCGTTTCGCCGCCCTCGCGGTCGCGGCGCTCGCCGCGGCCGGACCTTCACTCGCGGCGCAAGACGACGCGCCGGAGCGCTCCGCGTCGTGGCTGCAACGCCGCCTCGAAGCGGGGCTCGAGAAGGCGCTCGGTGGAACGGTCCGCATCGGCCGCATGGACGTCGATTGGACCGGGCTTTCCGCCGACGTCGGCGACGTCGCGATCGAGATCCCCGCGGAAGGCGCGCCGCCTCTCACGGCGACGATCGCATCGGGTCGCATCCGTCTCGCGTGGGAAGGGCTCGCCGGGATCGCCGGCGGCCGCATCCACATCTCGGACGTCGAGGCGAAGGGGGCGACGTTCTCTCTGAGCCGTGCGTGGATCGACGCGTGGCGCCCCAAGCCCGGCCCCGAGAAGGCGGGGGTCGAGGTCCGCATCGACCGCCTCACCGTCTCGGGCGCCACGGCGGTCTATGCCGACGAGGGCGTGCACACGATCGTCCGCGCGACCGACCTGAGCTTGAAAGGCGACTGGTCGACCGCGCGGCGCTCGCTCGTCGCGGAGGCGACCACCCAGGCGACGGTCGAGGCGCCGTTCTTCAAGGTGCCGTGGACCGCGAGCGTCCGAAGCGGGCTCAGGCTCGGTCCCGGCCGCCTGGAGATCACCGGCGCGACCGCCGAGGGACCCGGCGTCTCGGGCGAGCTTCGAGGCAACGTGACGTGGGGAGCGGGGACGTCGTTCACCGCGGAAGGGCGCGTCGACGCCGAGCTGGCCCGGCTGCTCCCGTCGCTCACCGGGCCTCACGGGCTCGCGGGACACGCGACCGGTCCGTTCCAGATCGTCTTCGTCGGCGGAGCGCCGATCAAGGTGGCGCTCCAGGCGCAGACGACCGGCTTCGCGGTCGGCCCGGTGACGACGGCGAGCGCGGCCGCCTCCCTCACGCTCCGGCCGGGTCGCCTCGACGTCGAGGCGATCGACGCGCGCGCGTACGGCGGGCGGTTCACCGGCACCGTCGGGCTCGCGTTCGGGCAGGCGACGACCCTGACGCTCGACGTCGCGGGCAAGGGCGCCGACGCCGGCGCCGTGACCGCGCTCACCGGAAAGACGCTGCCTCTCGCCGCGGCAACCGACCTGACCTTGGCGCTCAGCGGCGATCCGGGAAGGATCGCGTCGTGGGTGGGCCGCGGCACCTTCCAGGCGTCGCCGCTGAAGGGCCCCGGAACGCGCGTGCCGGTCGGCGGGAAGGGCACGCTCGAATTCGCCTCGGGCCGCGTGACGCTCGCGAGCGGCAACCTCGTCTCCGGCCCCTCGTCGTTCGCGCTGTCGCTCGTCTCCGAGCTCGGCCTGTCGCCGGCGACGACCCATCTCGAGGTGTCGGGGACGACGGACGACGGGGCCGCGACCCAGCAGGACGTGATCCGGATCCTGGAGGCGCTCGGCGTGGGGGCCAACCGCATCGTCAGGGAGCCGGTCGCGGGAGCGGGAAGCTTCCGCACGGACGTCCGTTCGGGCGCGTCGACCCAATTCGGCCTCGGGCTCGATCTCGTCAACGGCTCGTGGTCGGGCGAGCCGTTCGATCACGCCGTCCTCGATCTCGCCGTCGACCCGAAGCAGATCGCGATCTCCCGCCTCACGGTCGAGCGGGGCCAGGAGCGGGCCGACGGCCACCTCCGGTTCGACGCGGCGACGGGGCATCTCGCCGAGGCCGCCATCAAGGCGAGCGGCGTGTCGATCGCGGCCGTGGCGCGGCGGTTCGGCCTCACGGTCCCCGTCTCGGGACGGCTCGCGCTCGACGTTGCCGGCGACATGATCGACGGGGCCTTCGCCGCGCAGGGGACGCTGCACGCCGAGGGGATCATCGTGGGGAACGAGATCTTCGACACGGTCGACGCGCCGTTCGTCGTGGAGAACGGGATCGCGCATCTCGATCCCGTCACGGTCGTGAGCCACGGTCTCGAGGGGCGACTGCGCGTGGCCTACGACCTCGACGCCGCGCGCGCCGACGTCGACGTCCTCGAGGCGACGCTCGACCTCGCGTCGAGCCGCTCGCTCGCCGAGGCGGGACTCGTCGCGCAGGGCACGCTCCGCGCGCGCGGTCCGCTCTCGATCGGACGCGACGGGCCGTCGGGTTTCCTGACGGTGAGCGCGAACGAGTTCGTCCTCGACACGCGCAAGACCGGCGTGCGCGAGCTGAGGCTCGGCGACTTCTCCGGTGGCGCCGAGCTCGCGCCCTCCGGGCTGACGCTCGCCGTGGCGGCCGATCCCGAGCCGGTGTGGACGTTCGAGAGTGTCCTCGGCTGGTCGTCGGCGCTGCCGGTCTCCGCGGTCCTCTACTTCGACGACCTCACGGTCGGCGCGGGGGGGGCGTTCGGAGAGAGCGCGGATCTGCGCCTCAAAGGGCAGATCCAGGCGGACGGGGAGCTGACCTCGCCGAAGGCGCTCGAGGTCAACGGGGCGTTCGACGATGTGGCGGTGCGGGTCGGGCCGACGACCTTGAGGTCGGTCGCGGCATTCCCCCTCAAACTCGACAGCGGTCAGTTCGTCCTGGGCCCCAGCCGCTTCGAGGGGGAAGGCGCCAGCCTGAATCTCTCGGCGCAGGGGTCGGTCGAAGGCGGCGCCTTCTCCGCGCGCCTGGAAGGGCGGCTCGATCTCGCGATCGTGTCGTCGTTCTTGTCGGACCTGCGCGGTGCGGGACCGATGACGATCGACGCGACCGTGGGCGGCACGTTCGATCGCCCGGATCTGCGGGGGCGCGTCCTCGTCGAGGACGGCCGCGTGCGGCTCATCGGTTATCCCCAGTCGCTCGAGCACATCGACGCCGAGGCGATCTTCGAAGGCCAGACCCTCCGCCTCGGCAACTTCCACGCGGCTCTCGGTGGGGGCGAGATCACCGCCACGGGGACGACGACGTTCACCGGGCTGACCCCGTCGTCCTACGAGGCGACGTTCGAGGTCGCGAACGTCAGCGCCACCTTTCCCGAAGGGTTCAAGGGGACCTACCAAGGGCGGGTGAAGGTCGCGGGCGCCCGCCGCGGGGCGAACGTCACGGGCCGCATCGAGGTCGTCCGCGGACTCTACGCGCGCGAGTTCGACCTCTCGTTCACGTCGGCGTCGCACCGCGAGTTCGGCGAGGCCGGCGAATCGCGCTTCCCGCGGAACATCTTCCTCGATGTCGACGTCGTCGCTCCGGGAAACGTCTGGATCCGCAACGACATCGCCAAGCTCGAGATCGAGGGAAGCCTTCACGTCGGCGGCGAGGTGGCGCGGCCGGAGATGACGGGGAGGATCTCGCTCGTTCCCGGCGGGACGATCCGGTACCGCGACGTCGACTACCGCCTGGAGTACGGCACGCTCGACCTCACCGACACCCGCCGGATCAACCCCTACGTCGACATCCTCGGCACCACGCGCGTCGGCGAGTACAACGTGACGCTGCACGTCGAGGGGACGGCCGACAAGTTCGAGTACGAGCTGACCTCGCTTCCGCCGTTGTCGTCCCAGGACATCATCTCGCTGCTCGTCACGGGGAAGACCCTCGACGCGATCAATGCCTCGGGCGCCGCCGCGGCGCTGCCGACCGACATGGCGGCGTACTACTTCGCCGGCCTCTTGACCGAGACGTTCGGGCACACGATCCAGAGCTCGCTGGGGATCGACCAGTTCGCGATCACGCCTCTCCTCCTCAAGGGCGAAGGCGACCCGACCGCGCGCGTGACCGTGGGCAAGCGCGTCAGCGACAAGGTCAAGGTCATCTTCTCCCAGGACATCGGAACGGCGCAGAAACAGACCTACCAGATCGTCACCGACGTGACGCGCCGCGTGCGGCTCATCGCCGAGAGCGACAGCGAGTCGGGCCTCGGCGGCGAGGTCCAGTATTCCCAGCAGTTCGGGGGTGCGCCGCGGACGAAGGACGCGGTCAAGGCCTCCGAGAGTGCGCTCCCTCCGGGGCCGATCGGGTCTGTCGCCGTCGTTCCGACCGACGGGCCCGCGCGCCCCGATCTGGCGAAGCGATCGAAGCTGAAAGCGGGCAAGCCGTTCGACCGCGCGAAGATGCTCGAGGGCGGCGACCGGATCCGGGCGGCGCTCGTGAAGGAGGGCTTCGTGCAATCGGACGTGCGCTCGGAGCCCGGACGCGACGAGACGACCGGCGTCTACAACGTCGTCTATCACATCACCCCCGGTCCTCGGGTCGTCGTCCAGGTCGTCACACCCGACCACAAGAAGGAGAAGTCGATCCGGAAGAAGCTGCGCGCGTTCTGGCGGGAGACGCCCTACACCCCCGACATCTGGGACGAGGCGTCGAAGGCGCTCCTGGACGACCTCCAGGGGGACGGCTACTACGCGACCGACATCGCGTGGCACGCGATCGACACCGCGGCCGGCCGCACGGTGAGGTTCAACGTCGATCGAGGGAAGCCGGTACGCCTTCGCTCCCTCACGTTCGACGGCGTGACCTCTCTTCCTCTCTCACGGATCGAGTCGCAGATGGAGTCGCTCCGGAAGAAGAGCCTGACGAAGCGTCTCTTGCGCCCCGAGGTCCTCACGCAAGATGTGGGAACCGTTCGCGCCCTCTACCGCGACGAAGGGTTCGTGCAGGTCCGCGTGGCACTGCCGCAGATCACGCTCGCGGCGACCGGCGATGCCGCCGACGTCCGCATCGCGGTCGACGAGGGCACGCGGTTCAGCGTGGGCGAGATTGCGTTCCAGGGCGACGCTCCGTACGGCGACGACATCCTCACGGAGTGGTCGCCGCTCAAGGCGGGCACGACCTTCTCGCCGCGCCGCCTCGCCGTGGCGGAGCAGGCGCTGCACGACAAGCTCGACGAGCGGGGTTACCCCGACGCGACCGTCGACTCCGGGGTCGTCCTGGGCGCGGATCGGGCCGACGTGTCGTTCGACCTCGGTGCCGAGGGGAAGAAGACCGTCGGCGCGGTCGTCTTCGAAGGCAACAAGGTGACGAAGCACCGCACGATGGCGAAGGCGCTCACCTTCGGTGAGGGCGACCCGGTCTCGCGGAACGCGCTCCTCAAGACGCAGCAGAACCTCTACCGGACCGGTTTGTTCTCCTCGGTGAAGCTGACCTTCGAGCCGCTGCCGGGCGAGGACCCGTCGCTCCAGGAGGTCCGCGTGCGGGTCGAGGAGGCACCGCCGTGGAGCATGGGGTTCGGCCTCGGCTACGACTCCCAGGACGGCCCGCGCGCGAGCTTCCTGCTCGGCTATTCGAACCTGGGCGGGCGCAACGTCGGCGTCGCGTTCCAGGGCCTGGCGAGCCCGAACGACAGCCGCGCGCAGGTCACCGTCCGTCACCGGCGCGTCTTCCACAACTCGATCGATTCGCTCGGCTCGCTGCTGTGGGAGCGCACCGTGCAGGACGCGTTCACCGAGTGGCGGAACTCAGCGTCGGTCCGCCTCGAGCGCCGTCCGTCGCCGCGGTGGATCCAGTACATCCGTTACACGATCGAGGATGTCCGGATCGGAAACGATCCCGACGCGGTGGCGGCGATCGACGAGATCTTCGCCGACAAGCTCTCCGCGATCCGCCTCGGGAGCTTCGGGCTCGGGATCGTCCGCGATTCGCGGGACGACGCCTTCTCGACGACGCGCGGAGCCTACGGCTCGATCGAGACGAGCGTCTTCGCGCGTCCGCTCGGCTCGCAAGCGTCGTTCGCGACCCTCTTCCTCCGGGGCTCGTGGACCAAGAGCTTCCGCAACGGGACCCGCTTCGCGACCTTCCTCCGGATCGGCGCCGAGCAGCCGTTCGGGGACACCGACCTCGTCCCCCTGTCCGAGCGATACTTCGCCGGCGGCGCCTCCACGATGCGCGGCTTCTCCCTCGACTCGGTCGGCGGGCTCCACTTCTGCCTGGTGTCGAACCCGCCCGCCCCTGAGACCGTCGTGCAGTGCCAAGGGAACGATCCCAACGTGCGGTCGTTCAACGCCGGTGGCGAGGCCCTTCTGCTCGTCAACGAGGAATACCACTTCCCGTTGTGGAAGGCGCTCCACGGCGAGGTCTTCCTCGACGTCGGCAACGTCTACCCGACGATCTCCGACTTCGATCCGACCGACGTGCGCTCCGACGCCGGGCTCGGCCTCAGGCTCGACACCCCGATCGGGCCGATCCGGGTCGAATACGGATGGAAGCTCGATCGCCGCGAAGGCGAGAGCCCCGGCGAATTCGTGTTCGCGATCGGATTGCTGTTCTAG
- a CDS encoding sigma-70 family RNA polymerase sigma factor, whose product MIFPLLQKELSIDDYVDRDEECRLATLLADPNSESQEERIYNQEVGALVHRALDRLDERELHIIRNRFGLLGGQEQTLEEIGKNLNLSRERVRQLEREAKDKLRASLRPHRTNLRFSLA is encoded by the coding sequence ATGATCTTCCCGCTGCTGCAGAAAGAGCTCTCGATCGACGATTACGTCGACCGCGATGAAGAGTGTCGTCTCGCGACGCTCCTGGCCGATCCCAACTCCGAAAGCCAGGAAGAGCGAATCTACAACCAAGAGGTCGGCGCGCTCGTCCATCGTGCGCTCGACCGTCTCGACGAGCGTGAGCTCCACATCATCCGCAACCGGTTCGGTCTCCTCGGCGGTCAGGAGCAGACGCTCGAAGAGATCGGGAAGAACCTCAACCTGAGCCGCGAGCGGGTCCGCCAGCTCGAGCGCGAGGCGAAGGACAAACTCCGCGCCTCGCTGCGGCCCCATCGCACGAACCTGAGATTCTCATTGGCCTGA